A single Fundulus heteroclitus isolate FHET01 chromosome 4, MU-UCD_Fhet_4.1, whole genome shotgun sequence DNA region contains:
- the LOC118562842 gene encoding translation initiation factor IF-2-like has translation MAWEGSRLAFCPPGIGPRRHLSSSRSSSNPLPAPSLRLGGLFVTNSGSAQNRGDHSPSDTAVGSAHGFYPDPTLFMEVEAEVVRDLRPDLFLSLPPEEEMQGTLWAPPIPALPTGSNLQQVLPSRRRRRGRKPVGRSFTRSVRPTGESVPRPSVATSCPVDRSPVLPRAEQPTAPPGGARDAEDLALEDQLRAFAPIIKDLREALFCQYSEELEAKLKEVEGHYRAALQGFYSGLNPVPKGPADAPAPAPVPEDPPPTSAPVPASGSYKAALSAQPAQDAATPEGPQPAQDAATPEALTPSSLA, from the exons ATGGCTTGGGAGGGTTCCAGATTGGCGTTCTGTCCCCCTGGTATCGGTCCCAGACGCCATCTCtccagcagccgcagcagcagtaaCCCGCTGCCTGCTCCGAGCTTACGATTGGGAGGGCTTTTTGTCACTAattcaggttctgctcagaatAGAGGGGATCACTCACCCAGCGACACCGCTGTCGGCTCTGCCCATGGGTTTTATCCAGACCCAACTTTGTTTATGGAGGTCGAAGCGGAGGTGGTGCGGGATCTTCGCccggatctttttctctctctccctccagaggAGGAGATGCAGGGAACGCTGTGGGCTCCGCCGATCCCGGCTCTACCGACAGGATCAAACCTCCAGCAAGTCCTGCCGTCCCGCCGTCGGAGGAGGGGACGGAAACCTGTGGGTCGCTCCTTCACCCGTTCTGTTCGGCCGACAGGCGAGTCAGTACCGCGCCCGTCCGTTGCCACTTCCTGCCCAGTGGATCGGAGTCCGGTGCTCcccagagctgagcagcccacagcgcctcctggtggcgCCCGTGATGCTGAGGATCTGGCTCTGGAGGACCAGTTAAGAGCTTTTGCCCCTATTATTAAAGACCTTAGGGAGGCTCTTTTCTGCcagtattcagaggagctggaggcaaAATTAAAGGAGGTCGAGGGGCACTATAGAGCGGCTCTCCAGGGTTTCTATAGTGGACTCAATCCTGTCCCCAAGGGTCCAGCCGACGCCCCGGCACCTGCACCTGTCCCAGAGGACCCGCCTCCtacctcagctccagtgccggccTCCGGCAGCTATAAGGCAGCACTGTctgcgcagccggcccaagacgctgcaaccccggagggtccgcagccggcccaagacgctgcaaccccggagg CTCTTACCCCCTCATCTTTGGCTTGA